The Anaerotignum propionicum DSM 1682 sequence TAAGAAAACTGTGAAAAAGACAACAACTCGCAGACGCCGTGATAAAAGAAAAGTAGAACGTGGCCAGGCTCACATTCAGTCTACTTTTAATAATACAATCGTTACAATCACTGATGCTATTGGCAATGCGCTTTCTTGGGCAAGTGCTGGTCAGCTGGGCTTTAGAGGATCCAAAAAATCCACACCTTATGCAGCACAGATGGCTGCAGATACAGCTGCAAAGGCTGCTTCTGACTACGGTCTGAAGACGATTGAAGTTTTTGTAAAGG is a genomic window containing:
- the rpsK gene encoding 30S ribosomal protein S11, with the translated sequence MAKKTVKKTTTRRRRDKRKVERGQAHIQSTFNNTIVTITDAIGNALSWASAGQLGFRGSKKSTPYAAQMAADTAAKAASDYGLKTIEVFVKGPGSGREAAIRALQAAGLDVTMIRDVTPVPHNGCRPPKRRRV